The genomic region TTGATACCTTGAGCTCCCCTCCATGGGTCATTCCGGGGCATGATGAACCTATGGCCAGTTGTCATGCTTGAGGTCCTGCTGACCTGCAGGGATGGATTTTCTTGCTGTGACTTCTTGCAAGTCTTTGGGACTGTGATTTTTCCTCAGCTTTGGGACACTAATGAAATGTTCCTGTGCCCATCGCCCTGGTAGGGAAGCTGGGGTATCAGCTCTTAACTGGAAATTGGACTCctagagaggggcagagaacagGTGAGTCAAATTGTGGATTTAATGGTGCATTCTTCTGTGCTCCTCCTGGTCTGTTTGAAAGCTGCTGTCTCTACTTTGTAGAAGCAAATAGTGAAGAGGCTTATGTGCTGGGCGGGAAGGGAGGAGAATGGACCGTACAGCTCTGCTCTAGAAGCTGGGCTGGCTTATGCTCAAGTCACAATGGAGAATGCCTCAATAAAATGGATCAGTTCTCAGGCCAGGCTCTTAGGGCTGTAGGTCCTTGGGTCTCGGGAGGGAGTGGGTCAGCATACCTTCAGACACTGCTGGGGCTGATTCACTTTCTAGGTTCCATGACCTGGGCACATACTAGATTTGTGTGACCCAGTCCATACCCCTTGCAGGTTGAAGCAGAATTGAATCATCACCCAGGAACATAACTCCCAGGAAGGCTTTGCTGGATGCTTTGCCTTCTGGGTGCTCACTGTCCAGTAACTTCATTTTGTTCTTGGGATGGGGCTATGGTATTGACGGGGTCACTCAAGATGGAGAGGGATCATCAGTCCCTTTTCCTTACTGGTCCTGTGTGTGTCCTATGTCTCTCAGATCCTATTGTCTGTCCTTCCTTGGTATGTCATGTCTGCTGTCCTCAGCTTATTCCACAGAACTTTCTCACTTCTGAACTTGTCATTTTGGAAGCAGCCTCCGGGAACTTTGCAGTCGCCCTCTGACTATGCCCAGCCTTCCTGTGCCCCTACCCGCACTCCCAAATAATTCGAAGAAAGCACTTTTCTGAGAAGACATTCTGCGGAAAAGCCCCCTAGTTTTCCCCCAACCCTGTCTTGGGTGGCCTTGGGGAGTGAGGACTGAATTCCTGATTCCTCCgttcccctttcctccctcccccaccttcccccaaaGAAAAAGCTGGGCGTGAGGTTAATGAGAGCTGCCTGGCCAATCGTTGCTTTGACAAAGTTTGGTTTGTGATCCTGTTTCATTAGGCTGATTGGAGCAGCCTTTACTTGGAGGTAGAGTCCCTCCTCCCCGAGGGATTTCGCGTACAGTTTACCCTGGCTGTCGCTGCCTGTGCATGCCCTTTCTGGACAGAAatgacctcccctcccctccctcttagctctcccctcctccttttttgtttttatccagtGTCTcgcttcctctctctttctctctcccccccatctccctcccgcTCTCCGCCTCCCTGCAGCGCCACGCCGGCTCCCCAGCCCGGTCGGCCGATCTCGAGCCGCTGAGAGTTTGCCGAGCCGCCCCCTGGGGCCCCGCGCCGCCGAGTCCCGCTAAGGCGAAGACGCAAGCAGGCCGGGGAGAGCGCGGAAGAAAAACAGGCGGGCGCGCCGCGGGAGCCCCAGGAGGGAGGCCGGGCGGCGGCGTGCGGCGGCCGGGGCGGGCCGGCGCCGACGGCCGGGGGGAGCGCGCACCGGAAAGTTCGGCCCCGGCGGCCTCGCGCGCGCCTGCCTCGCGGCGCTCCAGGAGAGGAACTTGCCCTCCGCGCCGCTCGAGCGGCGAGGGTTTCCCAACGTGAGCGGGCTGAGCGCGCCGCGGCCAGGGGTGGGGAACGAGGCGGCTGGCGGAGGGCGCCGAGGGAGCGCGGCCGCCACGGGCCCACATGCCGGCGGCCAACATGCTGGAGAACCTGCAGCCGCCCGCCCTGCAGGTGCCCGAGCCCCAGGGCGCGCCCGAGGGCAGCCCGCTCTGGTCCAGCTCGTCGACCCCCACGCTCCGACGCCGGCGCTTCAAGATGCGCCGCATGAAGAACGTGCAGGGGCAGAGCCTGGAGGCCGGGCTGACCCGGGACCTGCCCGGCGTCCTGGCCCCGGGCAAGGAGTTCCTGCAGCTGCCGTCCATCGAGATCACGCCCTCCAGCGACGAGGACACCCCGTGGTCCAactgctccacacccagcgctTCTCCGCGCCGAAAGCGCTTCCTCCTCCGCAAGTGGCTCAGGGTGAGGGAGCGGAAGGAGTGCAGTGAAAGCAGGTACGTCCCTGCGCCGCCCCCCTGCctgctttcccttcccctctcctgccctccccggGGGCGTCCTGGCCGAGACTTCGGGGAggaaagcgggggtggggggaggagggggccctCGCCAGAGTGGGCTTCGGGCACCTCTGCGCCCCGCTCGAGGGCCGGGGGTACTTCGGCTTCCACGCGTGTCGCCCTCTTCCCCaagcgggggccggggggcctGCGACTTTCTCCTGTGTCACACACCTGCGTGGGGCTTCCCGCCGCGTTCCATCTCATTCCATCCTCAtggcaaaatgcaaaataaaaccatggCAGCTAATACCTGTTGAGTCCTTATCATGTGCAGGTCATTACAGTGAGCACCACGAATCGCGAAAACTCTTGAGTTAGGTACTGCTGTTATTCCCACTTAAGACATGGAGGTAACAGAAGGTGAGAGAGGTTAAGGGGCGCCTCCACTTAGGCTCATATTGCTGaattccatttcaatttttatgttattttggcCACACCAGCTTGCTTTTCCTAGCCCACATGTGTAGAGGATGTGCTGAAGTTTGCATGCTGAGTGATTCATATTTCCTACTACAAGAGTCTTCAGACATCTAGAGCTGCTCTGCCCTACTCTGGTTTGTGCCGGCTACTTTTTTGCCTGGGTTAGTGTGGCATCTGAGTAGTGGGAGAAGTTCGCTTTGTCCTGTCGCTCAGTGTAGAGAACCATAGGGCAGCTCCATAGAGCCTTTGCTAGGAGGGGTGTTGGAGGGAAGCCCACCGCCTGTTTGGAGGGAGAGGGATCCTCACTGGCTCTTTGATACCATGGACTCTGCTCATTTACTTTTAGACGCTAGGGTCCTGTCTTAACAGAGGTTTGTTGCCTGGTGTAGGACAGCTAAAGGATTGGCCACCTTCCCCAGGACTCCTCCTCCCAGGCTCTTTAGTTTCATTCACTTcagttcaacaagtatttattgaatgttctCCTGAACTCAGTCTGGTACCAGCTGATGTTGATGGGGTcctggggggagaggaggaagggctggGTAGGAAAGGGGGATGCCAACTTTGAGAAGGAGAGTGGGCGGAGACTTGTACAAGCAATTAAGACGTGAGTTTCACTCCTATGGAGGAGGTGGAACCATGGGAAGACAAAGATTTCTGGAAGGGAGAGGCTCAAACTGTGACAAATACAGACGGGGGgtagaaaacaggaaaagtgTGAGGTCAGGGGCATGAGATCAGGAAAGGGGAGCAATATGGACAAAGGCAAAAGAAGCAGGGTGGTGGCACCAGGCTAGCTCATTTGGAAGAGCCTGTCGCTCTTGATCTCTtcggggtcatgggttcgagctttaccaaaaaaaaaaaacaaaaaactttagaggaagaaagaagtaggGAGAACCTTGTGTCTTTGAGGGGACACTGAAGAATCAGTGGGGTTATGCTAAGCTTTCCAGGATCTCTTTTCTGTGGACTGGAAATGGTTATCCTGAAAGAGCTTTTTGTGGACCTGAGGATAACAATTCTTTCTCTCTGGTACCTCGTCCTGCTGCCTTTTCCACAGAGTAGAGGGAAGGGGGGCAAGCTTGGTGGGGGCTAATGttgttcttcctcctcctcctcctcctttttttttttttttaagtaatctctattgAAGTCACAACcccactctaccaactgagccagccaggagctaATCTTGAATGAAAATAGttcatcggggcgcctgggtggctcagttggttaagcgactgccttcggctcaggtcatgatcctggagtcccgggatcgagtcccacatcgggctccctgctcagcggggagtctgcttctccctctgaccctctcccctctcatgct from Zalophus californianus isolate mZalCal1 chromosome 11, mZalCal1.pri.v2, whole genome shotgun sequence harbors:
- the GRAMD1B gene encoding protein Aster-B isoform X11; this encodes MPAANMLENLQPPALQVPEPQGAPEGSPLWSSSSTPTLRRRRFKMRRMKNVQGQSLEAGLTRDLPGVLAPGKEFLQLPSIEITPSSDEDTPWSNCSTPSASPRRKRFLLRKWLRVRERKECSESSTVLGLLW
- the GRAMD1B gene encoding protein Aster-B isoform X10, whose translation is MPAANMLENLQPPALQVPEPQGAPEGSPLWSSSSTPTLRRRRFKMRRMKNVQGQSLEAGLTRDLPGVLAPGKEFLQLPSIEITPSSDEDTPWSNCSTPSASPRRKRFLLRKWLRVRERKECSESSSQQSSHDDDSSRFLSPRAWEESTASNSNRSTPACSPILRKRSRSPTPQSPDGDTMVEKGSDHSSDKSPSTPEQGVQRSCSSQSGRSGGKNSKKSQSWYNREDLKQTPR